In Desulfitobacterium chlororespirans DSM 11544, the following are encoded in one genomic region:
- a CDS encoding cytochrome c3 family protein: MSPIPRKYKKLLVISIPVLAVFVGFIAYIYEYTSTTHYCGTTCHIMEEAYETQLHSVHREELVGCGDCHLYHGPNIAYSLIYKGYSGMKDVYKNTFAQPVVLHTSEWSQDVIQKNCLRCHQDVVANIRISDGPQCFDCHRNTPHGQGTQSFSIQTISTPLHSIGGS, from the coding sequence TTGTCACCCATACCACGCAAATATAAAAAACTTCTTGTCATCAGTATACCCGTCCTGGCAGTATTCGTCGGTTTTATAGCCTACATCTATGAGTACACTTCAACCACTCATTATTGCGGGACGACCTGTCACATTATGGAAGAGGCTTATGAAACGCAACTGCACAGCGTTCATCGAGAAGAACTTGTGGGGTGCGGCGACTGTCATCTTTATCATGGTCCTAATATAGCCTATTCCCTGATCTATAAGGGATATTCCGGAATGAAGGATGTTTATAAAAACACCTTTGCTCAACCGGTCGTCTTACATACTTCAGAATGGAGCCAAGATGTCATTCAGAAGAACTGTCTACGCTGTCATCAAGATGTGGTAGCCAACATCCGGATCTCAGATGGTCCTCAGTGCTTTGATTGTCATCGAAATACTCCTCACGGACAAGGGACTCAATCCTTTAGCATACAAACCATTTCCACACCACTTCACTCGATTGGAGGCTCATAA